Part of the Propionimicrobium sp. PCR01-08-3 genome, GCTCGGAACGCATGCGTCAGGGACGCACGTTGCGCGAGGTCTCTCTTGCTGCGCGGGTGAGCTTGGGATACCTGTCCGAGGTCGAACGCGGGCAAAAGGAAGCCTCGAGCGAATTGCTGCAATCCATTAGCGAGGCCCTGGGAGTTCCGCTTTCGCAGATCTATGGTTCGGTGGCCGAGCGCTTCAGCCAGGCCGATTCGCGCCAGGCTGCGTTGGCCGCCTGAGTTCTTGACCAAGCTGGTTCCTCGATAGACGTGAGGGGCGGCACCGTTGTCCAAGGGGACGCGGTGTCGTCCCTCTTTTGGGCTTTCAGACCTTAGGTCCCTTACGCCTCTTCCGGAACCCCTGAGGAACCATCGCAAAGCCGGCACGGGTGAGAGCCGGACGAAAGCCGTGGACTTCCAATGCGGATCTGCCATTGAGTCGTTCGATGGTAATGTCGTCGATTCTGCCGGCATCGACGGTAACCGCGAGCAAGTGAAAGGCCTCATCGACCAGCGGATCGTCAGGGTCCTTGGCGACCATCAGGGTGTGGGCGCCGCGCTCCAGGTAGGCGATCAGGTCTCCCGAAGACAGCAACACCAGGGAACCGGCGCCGCGATTCGGGCGGTGACCCTCCAAATGCGGCCACGCCAGCGCGGCACCATAAGGGTTCGCTGGATCACAAGATGCCAAGAGGATCATGCGGGCCGGGTCGGCATTCGGCACCCCATTCTTGCCGGCATCATCAGCCGGCCGAAGCTCGCGCAGCCGGTCGACCGCACCGGGTAGCGCGAATTGTGCGCCGCCCAACCCGTCGATGAAGTAGCCCCGGCGAATCGTGCCGCGCTCTTCGAGGGCCGATAACACCTGATAGGCCTGGGCGAAACTGGGCACCAGGGTCTCGGTGACTGCCGCGGGTTTGGTTAGCACGCCGTGGCGTCCGAGTAGGAGCCCGACATCTTGGACGAGCTGATCGGGCGTGCTGAGGTCACCGCGTGGCAGCGCGGCCCAGCGCGTCCCCGACGCCGGACGAGTGGGAACAACAATCGTGCGGACCAGCATGCGCCTGCGGGGATGGGGCGTGCGAACCCGACGCGCGGTCTTCTGCCCACACCATTGCCGCACGGCGGCGAAAGAATCGGTACCGATACGTCCGGCCCAGGCCAGTTCCCAGAGCAGACGCTCGGCCTCGGCTTCGGTGAGCTGGTCGTCGGCCAGATCTGCAGCACGCCAGGCGCCACCGCTGCTCAGGCGTCCCAGCAATGCGGCGGCCCCGGAACTGAGCGGTTCATCGCTCGCCGGCAGCCCGACATCGCCCGGCCACAACTGTACCCAGCCGTCCTGTTCTGAAATCTGCCCTGATCCGCTCCACCTGACGGTGCCATCTGTCAGCAATCGGTCGAGTATCTCGGGCCGGTAATCGGCGACTCGGGCGGGCAACACGACCGATTCCAGCATCGACGCGGGAACCGGAACCCCCGCCAGCTGATCGATAGCAGCGCTCAGAGCCTCTACGCCCGAGGCCGGCGTCTCCAGCTCGTGCCAGCTCGTGAGAAAGTGCGCGAAGGTCTGCTGGCTCACGGGTTGGACGCCGCGCCGCAGCTGTGCCAGCGTCCGGCGTTTCAGGGTTTCGCGCACCTGCTGGTGAACGTAGCCGGGCACGGCGCCCGGGTCGCCAGATTTCACCGTTGCGATCTCGTCGGATCGTAACAGCGCGGCATAGGCAAGATCTGCTTGCTGGGCTCCGAGCCCAAAACGGTCGGCAAGATCTGTGGGGTGCGTCACGATGTGATGGCGGGCCCAGCGCCCGGCGAGACGTTCGAGGCCGGTCGCGGAAAGCTCAATGGTCTCGTGTTCACGACTGCCTAGCCAGCGCAGATCGTCACTGACCAGCCACATTCGGCGATCGGCAAAACGCACATGGGCCGTTCGCCCCTCGGCCTCAAGCTGGTCGAGCCACTCTGGCGCGGCAGAACCCGGTGAACAACGAGCGACAACCTCCTCGGTGGTCAAGGGCCCGATTCTGCGCAGCAGATCCCACAACTGCTCGGCATCATCTGCCTGCCAGCCGGGCGCGCGCCGCTGCAATTCGGCCTCGAGTTGATCGGCGATCGCCGGATCGAACAGCTCCCCACCGGAATCCGAACCGAGCAATTCATCCAGCATCGTCGGATCGAGGCTCAGCGCCGCCAACCTTCGTTCGGGCACCGGACGGTCGCCGTCATAGATGAAGGTGCCGGTCAGACCGAAGAGCAGTTGCTGGGCGAAGGGAGAGGCCTGATCGGTCTCGACGCCCACAACCCGCGTCCGGCGTGCGGCGATGGCGTCGAGCACACTCATCAAACCGGGCATGTCGAAGACATCGTTGAGGCATTCCCGCATCGCCTCAAGAGTGATCGGAAAGTCGGGGTACTCGCGCGCGACCTGCAGCAGTTGCGCGGCGCGTTGGCGTTGCTGCCAAAGCGGAGAACGCTTGCCGGGGTTGCGTCTGGGAAGCAGCAGAGCGCGTGCCGCGCATTCTCTGAACCGTGCGCTGAAAAGGGCGGAGGCGCCAACCTCCTGTTCAACGATCTGCTGCACCCTGGTCAGCTCGAGAGCCGTCAGAAGCTCCGCACCCGGTGGAGCGGCATCGGAATCGGGTACTCGTGCCACGATGCCGTCATTGGTACACATGATCTGGGGCTCGGCCCCGTAACGCTCCCGGAGATGGTTACGCAGCAGCATCGACAGCGGCGCGAGTATCGCGTTGCCGAGGTTGCTCAACACGCAGACCCGCCAGTCGCCCAACTCGTCGCGGAACCGCTCCACGACAATGGTGTGATCATCGGGGACGACGCCGGTCGCCGCCAACTCATCCCGGACGTACTGCACCAAATTCGTGGTGGCCGACCCATCCAGGCCTGCGCGGTGTGGGAGCAGCTCGGCGCAGTCGCCGGGATCGGTGGCGAGCCTGTTCGCCAGCTCGCCCATCGCAACACCCAGGCCAAGCGGCCGGGCGGCCGAATCACCATGCCAGAAAGGCAAGCGTCCGGGCATGCCCGGGGCCGGGCTCACCACTATGTGGTTGACCGTGATCTCCTCGATGCGCCAACTGGTTGTTCCGAGAGTGAAGACATCGCCCACTCTCGACTCGTAGACCATCTCCTCATCGAGCTCGCCCACGCGGCGTCCGGCATTGGCTCGGCCACCGGCTTCGTCGGTGCTTCCCGCGAGGTAGATCGGATAGTTTCCCCGGTCGGGGATGGTTCCTCCGCTGGTCGTCACCAATTGCCGGGCGCCCGGCCTGGCGATCAGCTCTCGGGTGGACGCATTCAGCGCCAGCCTGGGCCGCAACTCCGCAAACCGCTCGCTGGGGTAGCGTCCGCACAACATGTCGACGACGGCGTCGAAGAGTGGACGCGGAAGCTCCCGGAACGGGTCAGCTCGGCGTGCCAGGCCGAACAGGGCGTCGGATGTATGCGGAGAGACCAAGCAGATCGAGACCAGATGCTGGGCCAACACATCCAGCGGGTTGCGTAGCCGTGGCAAAGGTTCGATCAGCCCCCGCTTCATGCGATCGACGACGACGGCACACTCCAGCAGGTCACCGCGTGAGGTGGGAAAGAATATTCCGTGGCTGACGGCCCCCACGCCATGACCGGCCCGCCCGACGCGCTGTAAGGCGCTCGCCACCGACCCCGGAGACTGGGCCTGAATCACCAGGTCGACAGCTCCCATATCGATGCCGAGCTCCAATGACGAGGTCGCCACCACGCACGGCAGCCGCCCCGATTTGAGGTCGGACTCGATCTCGAGGCGGCGCTGTTTGCTGACCGAGCCGTGATGGGCGCGAGCGACGATCGGCAGCTGACACGATTCGTCGTATCCCGGGCTCGAACCCGACCGCGCCGTGGCCTCATTCGGTGGCTCGAACCGGGCAAAGGGCTCACCCTGGCGCATGGCGTGCAACTCGTTGAGCTGGGCGGTCAACCGCTCGGCGGTGCGGCGCGAGTTGACAAAGCAGATCGTCGAATGATGCTGCTCGATGAGGTCCAGGATTCGCGGTGTGATCCAGGTCCACATCGAATTGGTCACGGTGCCCTCGGCCTCGCCTTCGGCCGCTCCGACGTTGGCGTGCAGTTCGGTCATATCGTCGACCGGCACCTCGACACTCAGCTGCCAGGCCTTTTCGGATGCAGGCTCGACAACGCTCACCGGGCGATCGCCGGCCAGGAACCCGGCCACCTGTTGCACCGGGTTGACCGTCGCCGAAAGCCCGATGCGTTGCGGATCATGATCTGGGGACGACAGCCGTTCCAAGCTGAGCGCCAGATGGGCACCTCGCTTGGTCGACGCGAGGGCGTGAACTTCGTCGACGATGACCGTCTCGACCTGATCGAGGGTTTGCCCAGCTGAACTGGACAGCATCAAGAACAGCGATTCCGGCGTGGTGATCAGAATGTCGGGAGGATGGGCCACCAGACCACGGCGCTGACTCGCGGGAGTGTCTCCGGAACGTACAGCGACCCGTACCTCGGGGATCGGTAGCCCGAGCCGCCGCGCGGCCTGCTGCATACCCCGTAGCGGCACCCGAAGATTGCGCTCAACGTCGACAGCAAGTGCTTTCAAAGGCGAGATATAGAGCACTCGCACCTTATCGGTGGCCGGCGTCGTGGTGAGCCGGTCGAGGCTGTGCAGGAACGCCGCGAGGGTCTTGCCCGAGCCGGTCGGGGCGACGACGAGAGCATGCTCGCCAGCGCTGATGGCGTGCCAGGCCGCGATCTGGGCAGGTGTCGGCGCCTCGAACGCGCTTGTGAACCAGGAGCGAGTGGGTGCACTGAATCGCGCGAGCTGCTCGGCCTGCTCGGCGCCGGATTCGATCATAAAGCCATTGTGTCTGGTCGCACTGACAAAAATGATCGAGCTTGGACGTGCGTTGGGGACAGTTGGCCCGCAGCCGTACGGTGGAGGCCATGCGAGAGGCCGAGTTGTGGCAGCGGTTGACTGCTCAGTTGGGGAGCGGATATGCCCACGTGTGGGCCGAGCAAGTTGTGCTCGCCGACCTCGGTGGACGCACGGTGACGGAGGCGCTCGCAGCCGGTGTGCCCTGCAAGACGATCTGGCGGGCCATCTGGAGCCAGTTGGAACTGCCGGCACGCGAGCGGTGACCGTCTCCCGAGACTCACAAGACTCCCGAGTTCCACGAGTTGCCGGCGCGCGAGCGGTGACCGGCCTCGGACAGAAACTTTGACCAACACGCCGATTCAATGCCTACGTCGAACACACGTTCGGTTATCCTGGTTGCAGGTTACGAACGTGGCGGAGTTATCCACAGCTGAGGTAAGCCGGAAAAAATTGTCGGACGCCCGGTCTAGTGTGCTCTACACGTCAACCACCCAGACTTCCAGGTTCGTCCTGGTACAGAGAGGATAAGGCAGATGGCTGTTGCAGATCGCGAGAAGGCCCTCCAGGCAGCACTCGCCCAAATCGAGAAGCAGCACGGCAAAGGCTCGGTCATGCGGCTGGGCGATCAGACTCACGCACAGATCGAGGTCATCCCGACCGGGTCGATCGCGCTCGACGTGGCGCTGGGCATCGGGGGGCTGCCCCGGGGCCGGGTCATTGAGGTCTATGGTCCCGAATCCAGTGGCAAGACGACGGTAGCGCTGCACGCCATCGCCAACGCTCAGGCAGAAGGAGGCATCTGTGCCTTCATCGACGCCGAGCACGCTCTGGACCCGACCTATGCGGCAGCGCTCGGTGTCGACACCGATGCCTTGCTGGTCAGCCAGCCGGATAACGGCGAGCAGGCCCTTGAGATCGCCGACACACTGATCCGGTCAGGTGCATTGGCTCTGATCGTCATCGACTCTGTCGCCGCGCTCACCCCGCGTGCCGAGATCGAAGGCGAGATGGGCGACTCGCACGTCGGCCTGCAGGCGCGGCTGATGAGCCAGGCATTGCGCAAGATCACCGGAGCCCTCCAAGGGGCCAATACCAGCGCGATCTTCATCAATCAGTTGCGCGAGAAGATCGGCGTGATGTTCGGCAGCCCGGAAACCACGACCGGCGGGCGGGCACTGAAATTCTATGCGTCGGTACGCCTCGATATTCGCCGCATCGAATCGCTGAAGGACGGCAACGAGATCGTCGGAAACCGGACCCGTGTGAAGGTCGTCAAGAACAAGGTCGCGCCGCCATTCAAGCAGGCCGAATTCGACATCATGTACGGTCACGGAATCTCCCGAGAGGGCAGCCTGATCGACATGGGCGTCGATGTGGGCCTCGTCCGCAAGGCAGGCTCGTGGTACACCTACGGCGACGACCAGCTCGGGCAGGGCAAGGAGAATGCCCGCAATTACCTGCTCTCCAATCCCGACATCGCCAATGAGTTGGACGCCAAGATTCGTGATGCCATGGGCATGGGCGAGGCCAGCGATGACGAAGTGCCCGAAGGTGTCGATCCGGTCACGGGGGAGGTCGACTTCTGAGAGCCAAGGAACCGCCGGCGGAGGACGGGCAAGGAGACCAATCGGCGGCGGACGCCGACGCTTATTCGGTGACGCGAGAGATGGCTCTCAAAGCCCTGGACCGGCGAGCTTACGGCAAGGTGGAACTCGCCCAGTATCTGGCTCGCAAGGGGGCTAAAGATGTTGTCATCACCCAGGTACTGAACCGGCTCGAAGAGGTCGGACTGATCAATGACTCCGCCTTCGCAGAGCAGTGGGTCGATACACGACAGCCGGGCAGACTGTTGTCGCGCAGAGCCTTGGTCGCCGAGCTTCGCCGTAAAGGCATCGAAGACGACGTCATTGCCGATGCCGTCGAATCGG contains:
- the recA gene encoding recombinase RecA, with amino-acid sequence MAVADREKALQAALAQIEKQHGKGSVMRLGDQTHAQIEVIPTGSIALDVALGIGGLPRGRVIEVYGPESSGKTTVALHAIANAQAEGGICAFIDAEHALDPTYAAALGVDTDALLVSQPDNGEQALEIADTLIRSGALALIVIDSVAALTPRAEIEGEMGDSHVGLQARLMSQALRKITGALQGANTSAIFINQLREKIGVMFGSPETTTGGRALKFYASVRLDIRRIESLKDGNEIVGNRTRVKVVKNKVAPPFKQAEFDIMYGHGISREGSLIDMGVDVGLVRKAGSWYTYGDDQLGQGKENARNYLLSNPDIANELDAKIRDAMGMGEASDDEVPEGVDPVTGEVDF
- a CDS encoding regulatory protein RecX, whose amino-acid sequence is MTREMALKALDRRAYGKVELAQYLARKGAKDVVITQVLNRLEEVGLINDSAFAEQWVDTRQPGRLLSRRALVAELRRKGIEDDVIADAVESVDHDVETASALELARRKARGAHELDRAVAMRRIAGALGRKGYSGELAWSSARQALDELAESRDQV
- a CDS encoding helix-turn-helix transcriptional regulator: MAVLARELLGEVLRSERMRQGRTLREVSLAARVSLGYLSEVERGQKEASSELLQSISEALGVPLSQIYGSVAERFSQADSRQAALAA
- a CDS encoding DUF3046 domain-containing protein, which translates into the protein MREAELWQRLTAQLGSGYAHVWAEQVVLADLGGRTVTEALAAGVPCKTIWRAIWSQLELPARER
- a CDS encoding DEAD/DEAH box helicase, which translates into the protein MIESGAEQAEQLARFSAPTRSWFTSAFEAPTPAQIAAWHAISAGEHALVVAPTGSGKTLAAFLHSLDRLTTTPATDKVRVLYISPLKALAVDVERNLRVPLRGMQQAARRLGLPIPEVRVAVRSGDTPASQRRGLVAHPPDILITTPESLFLMLSSSAGQTLDQVETVIVDEVHALASTKRGAHLALSLERLSSPDHDPQRIGLSATVNPVQQVAGFLAGDRPVSVVEPASEKAWQLSVEVPVDDMTELHANVGAAEGEAEGTVTNSMWTWITPRILDLIEQHHSTICFVNSRRTAERLTAQLNELHAMRQGEPFARFEPPNEATARSGSSPGYDESCQLPIVARAHHGSVSKQRRLEIESDLKSGRLPCVVATSSLELGIDMGAVDLVIQAQSPGSVASALQRVGRAGHGVGAVSHGIFFPTSRGDLLECAVVVDRMKRGLIEPLPRLRNPLDVLAQHLVSICLVSPHTSDALFGLARRADPFRELPRPLFDAVVDMLCGRYPSERFAELRPRLALNASTRELIARPGARQLVTTSGGTIPDRGNYPIYLAGSTDEAGGRANAGRRVGELDEEMVYESRVGDVFTLGTTSWRIEEITVNHIVVSPAPGMPGRLPFWHGDSAARPLGLGVAMGELANRLATDPGDCAELLPHRAGLDGSATTNLVQYVRDELAATGVVPDDHTIVVERFRDELGDWRVCVLSNLGNAILAPLSMLLRNHLRERYGAEPQIMCTNDGIVARVPDSDAAPPGAELLTALELTRVQQIVEQEVGASALFSARFRECAARALLLPRRNPGKRSPLWQQRQRAAQLLQVAREYPDFPITLEAMRECLNDVFDMPGLMSVLDAIAARRTRVVGVETDQASPFAQQLLFGLTGTFIYDGDRPVPERRLAALSLDPTMLDELLGSDSGGELFDPAIADQLEAELQRRAPGWQADDAEQLWDLLRRIGPLTTEEVVARCSPGSAAPEWLDQLEAEGRTAHVRFADRRMWLVSDDLRWLGSREHETIELSATGLERLAGRWARHHIVTHPTDLADRFGLGAQQADLAYAALLRSDEIATVKSGDPGAVPGYVHQQVRETLKRRTLAQLRRGVQPVSQQTFAHFLTSWHELETPASGVEALSAAIDQLAGVPVPASMLESVVLPARVADYRPEILDRLLTDGTVRWSGSGQISEQDGWVQLWPGDVGLPASDEPLSSGAAALLGRLSSGGAWRAADLADDQLTEAEAERLLWELAWAGRIGTDSFAAVRQWCGQKTARRVRTPHPRRRMLVRTIVVPTRPASGTRWAALPRGDLSTPDQLVQDVGLLLGRHGVLTKPAAVTETLVPSFAQAYQVLSALEERGTIRRGYFIDGLGGAQFALPGAVDRLRELRPADDAGKNGVPNADPARMILLASCDPANPYGAALAWPHLEGHRPNRGAGSLVLLSSGDLIAYLERGAHTLMVAKDPDDPLVDEAFHLLAVTVDAGRIDDITIERLNGRSALEVHGFRPALTRAGFAMVPQGFRKRRKGPKV